A single Lactuca sativa cultivar Salinas chromosome 8, Lsat_Salinas_v11, whole genome shotgun sequence DNA region contains:
- the LOC111909507 gene encoding U-box domain-containing protein 15, with product MAMENAKMEILRSNEGDESNDLVAEMIEIIETVGSYMGFRRTQRKECLKLVRRLKLLIPLFEEIKEMNQSIPTRAFQSFVTLKKALLSAKKLLKHCNFGSKIFLALESDAMMSRFLNVYDKLNEALDGLKYQELGISEEVQEQIELLRKQLQGAKRRTDTLDIELAMDMMVIFSKNDERNADIAILERLAKRLDLYSISDLEIETVAVKKLVKERGPTKHVESTEQIVDLLKKFKKVAGFDAINGGNKAFDDSSSLRCFDRCRSMLIPHEFLCPISLEIMTDPVIIATGQTYERESIQKWLNTHRTCPKTGEILTHLALAPNFALRNLILQWCEKNKYELPKKESFSISENQNAFMDELSSLIQNLSSSQLATQTQAVEKIRMLSKENPENRILIANSGAIPPLVKLLYSRNHKVKEHSVTSLLNLSLDESNKRLIAREGAIPAVIEVLQNGTDEARENSAATLFSLSMLNENKVMIGSLKGIPPLVKLLQNGSIRGKKDAATALFNLSLNQSNKTRAIKAGIIEPLVRILNEKSLGMVDEALSILSLLAKQPEGVTGLGQLPVIKMLVGFVKDGTPKNKECATAVLLELGMNKSCLILAALQYDVYDDLVELSKSGTSRAQRKANALLQQISKCEHIM from the exons ATGGCCATGGAGAACGCAAAAATGGAGATTTTGAGAAGTAATGAAGGCGACGAGAGCAATGATTTGGTAGCAGAAATGATCGAAATTATTGAAACAGTGGGATCTTACATGGGGTTTCGAAGAACACAGAGAAAAGAGTGTTTAAAACTCGTAAGAAGATTGAAGCTTTTGATCCCACtttttgaagaaatcaaagaGATGAATCAATCAATTCCCACAAGGGCATTTCAATCTTTCGTCACTTTGAAGAAGGCACTTCTTTCTGCAAAGAAATTGCTAAAGCATTGCAATTTCGGAAGCAAGATCTTTCTG GCATTGGAGAGCGATGCGATGATGAGTAGATTTCTTAATGTGTATGATAAATTAAATGAAGCTTTAGATGGATTGAAGTATCAAGAACTTGGGATCTCTGAAGAAGTTCAAGAACAA ATCGAGCTACTACGAaagcaacttcaaggagcaaaaaGGAGAACGGATACATTAGACATAGAACTAGCCATGGACATGATGGTAATTTTCTCAAAAAATGACGAAAGAAATGCGGATATTGCAATATTAGAAAGACTAGCAAAAAGACTAGATTTATATTCAATTAGCGACTTGGAAATCGAAACAGTTGCAGTTAAAAAGCTTGTGAAGGAACGAGGTCCCACAAAGCACGTAGAAAGCACCGAACAAATTGTCGATCTtttgaaaaaattcaaaaaagTTGCAGGTTTTGATGCCATTAATGGTGGAAATAAAGCTTTTGATGATTCTTCATCATTAAGATGCTTTGACAGGTGTCGATCTATGCTAATCCCACATGAATTTCTTTGCCCGATATCTCTTGAAATCATGACAGATCCTGTTATCATTGCGACTGGACAG ACATATGAAAGAGAAAGCATACAAAAATGGTTGAACACTCATAGAACATGTCCAAAAACCGGTGAGATATTGACTCATTTAGCACTCGCTCCCAATTTTGCACTTCGCAATCTGATTCTTCAATGGTGTGAGAAGAACAAGTATGAGTTACCAAAAAAGGAAAGTTTCTCAATTTCAGAAAACCAAAACGCATTCATGGACGAGCTTTCTTCACTGATTCAAAACCTATCATCGAGTCAACTCGCTACACAAACTCAAGCTGTTGAAAAGATCCGAATGCTCTCAAAAGAAAACCCAGAAAACCGAATCTTGATTGCGAATTCTGGAGCAATCCCGCCTTTGGTCAAACTTTTATACTCCCGAAATCATAAAGTCAAAGAACATTCAGTCACTTCGTTGTTGAATCTATCACTTGATGAATCAAATAAAAGATTGATAGCACGTGAAGGTGCGATTCCTGCTGTGATTGAAGTTCTTCAAAATGGAACAGATGAAGCGAGAGAAAACTCCGCTGCAACTTTATTTAGTCTTTCGATGTTGAATGAAAACAAGGTGATGATTGGTTCTTTAAAAGGGATTCCACCATTGGTCAAACTTCTACAAAACGGGTCAATTCGAGGGAAAAAAGATGCTGCAACTGCGTTGTTTAATCTCTCTTTGAATCAATCGAACAAGACTAGAGCTATAAAAGCTGGAATTATCGAACCATTGGTGAGAATTTTGAATGAGAAGTCTTTAGGAATGGTTGATGAAGCTTTATCGATTCTTTCACTTCTTGCTAAACAGCCCGAAGGGGTGACCGGGCTCGGGCAGCTGCCCGTGATCAAGATGCTTGTTGGGTTTGTGAAAGATGGGACACCGAAGAACAAGGAGTGTGCAACTGCTGTTCTTCTTGAACTTGGGATGAATAAATCGTGTTTGATATTGGCTGCACTTCAGTATGATGTTTATGATGATTTGGTGGAGTTGAGTAAATCGGGAACAAGTAGAGCTCAAAGGAAAGCTAATGCACTTTTGCAACAAATAAGCAAATGTGAGCATATTATGtga